Genomic segment of Wolbachia endosymbiont (group A) of Longitarsus flavicornis:
ATTTCTTGGTATACCATAAAAATTCTCAAAAACTTTGGCGTATTCAAGCATTTGGCCAGCTTTGCATAACTCGTGAAATTTTTCTTCGGTAACGAAAAAATAGTCTTTTCCATTTATTTCGCCGGAGCGAGGCTTGCGCGTAGTCATAGAAACAGACCTAACTAAATTAGTTGATTGCTCAAGTAATTTTGCTGATATAGTAGTTTTTCCAGCTCCAGAAGGGGAGGATAGAACCAATAATACGCCCTCACTTTTTACGGTCATTTTTCTTTGCATTTTTTAACATGGCGCTTTTTGGATCAGAGTTTAAGAAGCTAGAACCTTCTAAATTAGAATTTGATAAGTTGGTGCCAATAAGAGAAGAGTTATCAAAGACAGTATAGCGCAAATCGGTTTTTTCAAGATTTGCCTTATTCAAATTAACGTTTACAAACTTTGCTCTACTCAATGTTGAATTAGAAAAATCGGCATTTTCTAAATTCATATCCTTAAATTCAAAGTAAGAATAATTTACATTAAATTTTTCACCCTGTGATATTTTCTCTTGCAAATCTTCAATTGAAGTTATAGCATTTCCTGAACCTGTGAGTTTCTCCTGCCCTTGATTGTCAATCAAAATTGAATTATCAAATTTGCAACCTGTTAAGTGAACATCAGCAACTGAACTTTTATATATGCTTGAAGAGTGAAAAGACATATCACTAATTGTTGAATTGCTCAAATTGCTAAGAAAAAAACTAGTTTTCCTAAAGGCATTAGCGTGAAGCAAAGAAGATCTGAAATCGCTTTCAATAAAATTTGAATTAGTTACTTTTAAATTGGACCAACTCGAATTATCAGCTAATAAATTAAAGAATGTTGAATTTTCTATTTCACTGGAATCAATATTATGGCGAGAAAGCGTACTGTTATAAACTTGAGAGTCTTGGATTTTTATCTTATACATTGAAGTTGTAGAAAGGTCTGAATCTTCTATCTTTGCAGAGGTAAATAGTGAATGGTCAAAAAATGAGCCATTCATGTTAGAATTCGCAACTTTAGTATTATGAAACTTTCCATGACGAATGTCAGCATTAGAGACATTAACTTGATGCAGTTCACTAAAACTAAAATCAATATTGGATAAATCAGCATCCTGAAGATTTGTTTCAGAAACATATGCATGTTTTATCTTGGAACCATTTAGTATAGATTGAACAAAACTTGAATTATCGTCATTCACATAGGAAATTTGTGTGTTGCTTAAATTAGTTTCGTCGAAGTTACTGTCAATTATGATAGAAGAATTAAGGCAGGCATCGGAAAGATTGCTACCTGTAAAGTCTGATTCTTTTAACTCTGCACCATATATGTTAGCATTTTTTAATGAAGAAAATTGTATCTTTAATTTATATGCATCCACTCCAAAGAAACTTGCATTATCAAGGTTGTTTTTCTGCATAACGGTATCGTTTATTTCACTATCACTAAAATTTACGTAGCTAACATTCGAGTTTGATAAGCTAGAAAAACTCATTTTCACATTCGAGAAATTAGTATGCACACCAATTACATTGTGCATACTTACTTTTTTGAGATCGGAACTGATAAAATCAGCATAACTAACATTGGACTGGTCAAATACGATATCTGTTAAATTTGCAGAAACAAATTTTGTAAAACTCAAATTTGTACCTTTTATTTTAATGCCATGTAAATTAGCATTGGAGAAATTAGCACCACGTAAATCAACATCAATGAAAGACACATCTGATAAATCGGTGTTAGAAAAATCAGCACCAATTAGACTTACTCCATCAAAAACAGATTTATTGAGATATAATTGACTAAAATTAGCTCCATTTAAGTTAGAACCAAAACCTTTCTTAAAATCTTCTGGCACGCCCTCTTTGTGGCACTGCACCAAAAATTCAGCAAAGTCTTTTTTACTATAAGATACATATTTTACATCATGCAGAGCGTTTAAAAAATCACTAATCGGATTTTTTTCATCATTTATTTCGTTTCCATAACATAAATGACCAACTAAAATTAATATCAAGAATCTAATCATCTTGCTTATCGCACTGTATTTCTTTCGTTTTCACAGCCCAATCGTACATTGCTGAGCTTTCTTTATTGTCTATTTTTCTATCCTCCAAAAGATGTGGCATCATTTCAGCAATCGCATTTATTATCTTGACTTGCTTTTTTTCGATTGCTATATCAATTGAGGATTGAAAATTATTATTAACTACTCTAAGATCAGCGCCTTGTAATAAGAGAAAGCGCACTATGTCTACCTCACCTTGTTTAACTGAATAAATGAGAGGAGTATCACCCAATTTATTTCTAAATCTTAGTATCTCTTGAATTGTTAATCCAATTTTTTCTAGCTTACTTATTACTCCTCTTAAGCAAGTTAAGTTGTTCTTCTTAATGCAGTAAAAAAATTGTTTACTGTAATCGTCAATAAATATAGTTGTAGGAAGATGCTCATTAAGGCTATCATATTGTCGTTTATATATTGACTTGCTTTGTATATCTTTATGACCCCATTCTTTTATTGGTTCTCTGTTTAGCTTTGTCCATTTTTGTAAATTTTTCTTTTCACTTTGCTCTTCTTCATCTTTTTTAGTTATAGGTTTTACTCTATTGCGGTCCTTAGAATTATTGTTTATTTCTTTCACTTTTTTTTCTTCAGACTGACTTCCTACTTCTTCTTTTTTTTCTTCTGATAATTGACTCGCATCACTTTTTGAAAGTTCATTATCTTTTATATCAATCTTCTGATCAGCTTGTAGATTTTTTTGCGGGTTAGCTGTATTCTCATTTAAATCAGCACTTAAAGGCAAAGGCTCTGGTTTTAAATCTTTATTCACTTCTTTATTGGCCACATTTGGTAAATTTCGAGCAAATTTGTCTGTGCTTTCTTCTAGCGGGTCATTTGGCAAATCTTTATCAATCTTTTCACCCCCACTTATAGTTTTTTCAACCACGGAAGCTTTATTCTCGTTGTGTTGCAGCTTCTCTTTATCGGTAGTGTCGTCTAATCTTTTGCTCTCAGCCTCTTGTGTTTGTTTAGCATCGACGTTGCTTTTCAACTCATCTTTTTGATTTGTACTGCTCAGTAAATCTTGCTTTCTTGCACCTACATTTTCGTTTTTATGAACTGACCCAATTTTCTTTTCTTCACGCTGCTCTATGGCAAACAGGCTCAGTGATCCAAATACAACAACTAATAGTATGAAATATAAAATATTTTTCATAAATGTTCAAAACATAAGCTTAATTAAAATGATACTATAATCAAATGATTAATCTACAGTAAAAAATGCCTAAGAACCTGTACATGATCTCAAGAAAGGAATAAACTAAGAGATAATGTATATAAGTTAGGATATATGAGGAGTTTATACCCAAGTAATATAAGTCGGGAAAGATTTGAGATTATATTACCAGATCTAGAGTCCTGTAGAAAAAAAACAAAACCAAGAAAACTTGATTTGTATGATGTATTTTGTGGAGTGTTATACGTTCTGAAAAGCGTTTGTCAGTGGAGAATGCTACCAAAAGAGTTTCCAAAATGGCGCAATTGTTACGACTATTTTAAGAAGTGGAGTGAAAAACCAGATGCAAATAAAGAAAGTGTTCTGGAGCTGGTGTTAAAAAAAAATAGTTGGCGTAGTCCGACAAAACAATGGTCGGAAAGAAAAAACCAGCTTCTGCATAATTGATGCACAGAGTGTAAAAAATGCAGATACTGCTGAAGAAAAAGGCTACGATGCAGGCAAAAAGATTTCAGGAATAAAACGCCATATTGCAGTAGATACGCAAGGTTTGCCACATGCAATTTATGTAACAACAGCAGAGATAACTGACCGTAGCAGTGCTGTGAGAATGGTAGAAAATGCAAAAGAAAACCTCTCGGGAGTTAAAAATGTACTGGTTGATGCAGGCTATACGGGAGAGAATTTTGCAACACAAATAAAAGCAACTATTGGTGCAACTGTTGAGGTAATAAAACGCAGTGAATTACATACCTTTGCTGTATTGCCAAAAAGATGGGTTGTAGAGCGTTCTTTTGCTTGGTTGGAAAAATGTAGACGGTTATGGAAAAATTGCGAGCGTAAACTCAACACCAGCTTGCAAATGGTAGTTCTTGCTTTCACTGCTTTGTTCCTCAAAAGATTATGAACAGGTTCTAAGAAATTTTGATTTGGTAAAGATGCTTCAAATTCTCTATGTGTTTCATTTATTGATTGCTCAAATTTTTGGAACTCCTTTTCCCACTTTAAATTTATCTGTCCTGTAATGTTCTCATCTTTGCGTAAAGGGCCAATAAAATACCAGATTAAATTTTTTCCTCCAATTGTTTTATAGTCTCTTGAAAGCTGCTACAAGATTCAATCACATCTAAAATATCCTTTTTCTGCTGTTCATCTACATCTAAACTTTGACTTTCAGCTATAAATACATTTTCGTTTTCCTGTGGCATAATTTTACATTTTAAAAAATATACTATAATATTAACAGATTTCTTTAAAAAGTCAACTAATTGTTGGATAAATAAACTTGAGCATTTGGCCAAAATGTTATATAGTAGTCACTTCAAGAAGTACAGTATGGACAATACCATTATAAGAAAATACGATATTAGAGGTATAATAGGCAAAGACTTGCAGATTAATGATGGGTACGAGATAGGTAGAAAGTTTGGCCAAACCGTAGCTAGTGTTTGTGTCGGCTACGATAGTAGAATAGATTCACCAGGTATAGAAAGAGAATTAATGAGGGGCTTAACTTTATCCGGTGCAAATGTTATACGCGTTGGACTATGCTCTTCACCTATGCTTTACGCTGCAACACAAATCACACAGGCGGATCTTGGTATCATAATAACTGCCTCTCATAACCCCAGCGAATATAATGGCTTTAAATTTTTTAGTAATAAAAAAGTCTTCTCAGATCAAGAAATGAAGGAAATTATAAGCAGTCCAATTAAAAACAGTACAAGAATTGGAAGCTTAATTAACATAAATATACATGGTGAGTACATTAGCATATTAAAAAGTGCAGTGAAGAACGATACTACACAGAAATTAAAAATAGCCTGGGATTGTGGAAATAGTCCAGCAAGTGGAATTATAAGGTATATTGAAAAGATCTTGCCCGGTCATACGCACATCGTAACCAATAACTCTATAGATGGGGCATTTCCACTGCATGATCCAGATCCCATAGAGGAAAAGAACCTCGCTCAATTAATTGACATTGTGAAGGAATGTGAATGTGATCTTGGCATTGCGCTAGATGGTGATAGCGATAGGGTGCGCTTAATTGATAATAAAGGCAACGTTGTTTCCAATGACCATTTATTTATAATTTTTGCACGTGAAGTGTTGGAGGAATATCCAGAAAGCAAAGTTATTGCTAACGTAAAAATGAGTATGAAAGTGCATGATTTTGTTAGCAAGTTAGGAGGGCAAGTTATTACCTGTGCTACTGGACATTCACTGGTTAAGAAGAAGATGGTAGAGGAAGAGGCAAAGTTTGCTGGTGAATTAAGCGGGCACTTCTTCTTTTCTGAGCTGGGTTTTGATGATGGACTATATTCTGCTGTTAAAGCAGTTGATATCTTACTTAAGAAAAACCAAAGCCTATCTCAGGTGATTGAGGATTTACCAAAGTTATATATCACTCATGAAGTGAAGATTGTAGTGAAAGATGAGAAAAAGTTTCAAATAATTGAATCAATAAAGAAAACACTGGAGCAGCAAAATATTGTATTTTCAGATCTTGATGGTGTTAAAGTAACCGATAATAAAGGTTGGTGGCTTCTTAGGGTATCAAATACGCAAAACTGCATTACAGCAAGATGCGAAGGAGAGACTTTAGAGGGTTTTGAACTTACTAAAAAGGTTTTGTTCCATTACATTGATGAAGCAAGGTCTTTAAATTGTAGCTACTCACAGAAATAAACTTGATTTACAAAGTTGGCATAAAAGTATTATCAGAAGTATATATACGCAGCTTAAGAGATGGTATGAAAAAGGAGTTTGGCTTGAGCTGATTGAGAATTGCCATAATTCTTGTACAGCAATGAACATGTTTATAAATGAATATTTACTCTTCTTTTTTATTGTTTTTGGGTTTTTCTTGATCAACCATTTCTCCACCGATCTCTTTTATTTTTAGTATCAACGACTCTGGTACATATATGTCAATTACTTCTTCTGCTGTCACAAATAGAGTCTGATAAGAGTGTGAATTTATTATCCAATTAGGCAATATGTCTTCTGCTTCTATTTTAGACTCTCCCTCTTTTTTGTCATATACTGTGTAGCAATATAAGTGCAC
This window contains:
- a CDS encoding IS5 family transposase (programmed frameshift) — encoded protein: MRSLYPSNISRERFEIILPDLESCRKKTKPRKLDLYDVFCGVLYVLKSVCQWRMLPKEFPKWRNCYDYFKKWSEKPDANKESVLELVLKKIVGVVRQNNGRKEKTSFCIIDAQSVKNADTAEEKGYDAGKKISGIKRHIAVDTQGLPHAIYVTTAEITDRSSAVRMVENAKENLSGVKNVLVDAGYTGENFATQIKATIGATVEVIKRSELHTFAVLPKRWVVERSFAWLEKCRRLWKNCERKLNTSLQMVVLAFTALFLKRL
- a CDS encoding phosphomannomutase/phosphoglucomutase; protein product: MDNTIIRKYDIRGIIGKDLQINDGYEIGRKFGQTVASVCVGYDSRIDSPGIERELMRGLTLSGANVIRVGLCSSPMLYAATQITQADLGIIITASHNPSEYNGFKFFSNKKVFSDQEMKEIISSPIKNSTRIGSLININIHGEYISILKSAVKNDTTQKLKIAWDCGNSPASGIIRYIEKILPGHTHIVTNNSIDGAFPLHDPDPIEEKNLAQLIDIVKECECDLGIALDGDSDRVRLIDNKGNVVSNDHLFIIFAREVLEEYPESKVIANVKMSMKVHDFVSKLGGQVITCATGHSLVKKKMVEEEAKFAGELSGHFFFSELGFDDGLYSAVKAVDILLKKNQSLSQVIEDLPKLYITHEVKIVVKDEKKFQIIESIKKTLEQQNIVFSDLDGVKVTDNKGWWLLRVSNTQNCITARCEGETLEGFELTKKVLFHYIDEARSLNCSYSQK
- a CDS encoding ankyrin repeat domain-containing protein, producing the protein MKNILYFILLVVVFGSLSLFAIEQREEKKIGSVHKNENVGARKQDLLSSTNQKDELKSNVDAKQTQEAESKRLDDTTDKEKLQHNENKASVVEKTISGGEKIDKDLPNDPLEESTDKFARNLPNVANKEVNKDLKPEPLPLSADLNENTANPQKNLQADQKIDIKDNELSKSDASQLSEEKKEEVGSQSEEKKVKEINNNSKDRNRVKPITKKDEEEQSEKKNLQKWTKLNREPIKEWGHKDIQSKSIYKRQYDSLNEHLPTTIFIDDYSKQFFYCIKKNNLTCLRGVISKLEKIGLTIQEILRFRNKLGDTPLIYSVKQGEVDIVRFLLLQGADLRVVNNNFQSSIDIAIEKKQVKIINAIAEMMPHLLEDRKIDNKESSAMYDWAVKTKEIQCDKQDD
- a CDS encoding pentapeptide repeat-containing protein, with translation MIRFLILILVGHLCYGNEINDEKNPISDFLNALHDVKYVSYSKKDFAEFLVQCHKEGVPEDFKKGFGSNLNGANFSQLYLNKSVFDGVSLIGADFSNTDLSDVSFIDVDLRGANFSNANLHGIKIKGTNLSFTKFVSANLTDIVFDQSNVSYADFISSDLKKVSMHNVIGVHTNFSNVKMSFSSLSNSNVSYVNFSDSEINDTVMQKNNLDNASFFGVDAYKLKIQFSSLKNANIYGAELKESDFTGSNLSDACLNSSIIIDSNFDETNLSNTQISYVNDDNSSFVQSILNGSKIKHAYVSETNLQDADLSNIDFSFSELHQVNVSNADIRHGKFHNTKVANSNMNGSFFDHSLFTSAKIEDSDLSTTSMYKIKIQDSQVYNSTLSRHNIDSSEIENSTFFNLLADNSSWSNLKVTNSNFIESDFRSSLLHANAFRKTSFFLSNLSNSTISDMSFHSSSIYKSSVADVHLTGCKFDNSILIDNQGQEKLTGSGNAITSIEDLQEKISQGEKFNVNYSYFEFKDMNLENADFSNSTLSRAKFVNVNLNKANLEKTDLRYTVFDNSSLIGTNLSNSNLEGSSFLNSDPKSAMLKNAKKNDRKK